One bacterium genomic window, CCTGCGCCACAACTACAATGGCTACCTCGTGTCCAACGGCGACTGGCAGGCAATGGCCGACCGCATTGCTGCCATTCTGACGCGCGGCGCATTCGATATCGAGAACGACCGGCTGCGCGGCCTGGACTATCTGCGCCGCACCCACGACCCATACTACAATACCGACCTGCCCATCCAGTTCCTCAAATGGTTACGCCTATGAACACGCCTACCCAAGACGCCTTGCGCCACACCATCAAGTCAGGCGATGTCCTCATCACCGACGCCGAGATCGCCTGCCTCGCCCACTACGCCCGCAAGGCCAGCGACGCCGCCGAGATCGGCGCGGGCTTCGGCGTCATGACCGGCATCCTGCTCGCCACACTGCACCGCAGCGCCCACCGCAGCGCCCACCTGCTCAGCATCGATCCATTCCTGCCCGACAGCATGAACCCAAACCTGCACGCCACCCAACAGCAGTGCGCCAACAACGCCCTCGCCATCGCCAGCTGGCTCCGACCCGACGCCATGAAAGACATCGTATGGGCACTACGCGCCACGACCAGCGCCCAGGCTGCCCAGGACCACGTCAGCACGCTCGATCTTATCGTCATCGACGGCGACCACCACTACGACGCCGTGCTACAGGATTTCCAGCTGTGGTCGCCCAAGCTGCGCACGGATGGCTACATCCTCATCCACGATAGCCGCCGCCTCGCCGACGCGCCCAACGGCGCTTATGCCCAGGGCTGGCCCGGCCCCACCGACTTCATCGAGCGCTATATCAAAACACAGCAGCATGACTGGTGGCGCGTATGCGACACGGCATATAGCTTCACCGTTATTCGCCGCCACTCATTCCACGAGGAGGAACCCTGTGACTAAGAAGAAAACCAAGAAGAAAGCCGCGCCCGCCC contains:
- a CDS encoding class I SAM-dependent methyltransferase, with the protein product MNTPTQDALRHTIKSGDVLITDAEIACLAHYARKASDAAEIGAGFGVMTGILLATLHRSAHRSAHLLSIDPFLPDSMNPNLHATQQQCANNALAIASWLRPDAMKDIVWALRATTSAQAAQDHVSTLDLIVIDGDHHYDAVLQDFQLWSPKLRTDGYILIHDSRRLADAPNGAYAQGWPGPTDFIERYIKTQQHDWWRVCDTAYSFTVIRRHSFHEEEPCD